From Sphingomonas nostoxanthinifaciens, a single genomic window includes:
- the rpsA gene encoding 30S ribosomal protein S1 yields the protein MATAAFPTRDDFAALLNDTLGGESQGFEGRVVKGTVTGIENDLVVIDVGLKSEGRVPLREFAPAPGQKADLKVGDEVEVYVDRVENSMGEAMLSRDRARREAAWDKLEHEFAAGNRVDGVIFGRVKGGFTVDLNGAVAFLPGSQVDIRPVRDVTPLMDIPQPFQVLKMDRRRGNIVVSRRAVLEETRAEQRTGLIQSLAEGQIVDGVVKNITDYGAFVDLGGIDGLLHVTDISYKRVNHPSEVINIGDTVKVQIIRINRDTQRISLGMKQLESDPWEGAQAKYPIGGKFSGRVTNITEYGAFVELEPGIEGLVHVSEMSWTKKNVHPGKIVSTSQEVEVLILEVDEDKRRISLGLKQAQANPWERFSEAHPVGSMVEGEVKNATEFGLFIGLDGDIDGMVHMSDIAWGVTGEEALALHHKGETVQAQVLDIDPEKERISLGIKQLERGGVAAGGAAAGGAATGGVGRGAIVTVTVLGSNDGGLDVQVGDDGATGFIKRGDLGRDRDEQRTERFQVGQKLDAMVIGFDRSKKPTFSVKAMQLAEEKQAVAQYGSSDSGASLGDILGAALKARDEG from the coding sequence ATGGCCACTGCGGCATTTCCCACGCGCGACGATTTCGCGGCACTCCTCAACGATACGCTCGGCGGCGAGAGCCAGGGCTTCGAAGGACGGGTCGTCAAGGGCACCGTCACCGGCATCGAGAATGACCTGGTCGTGATCGACGTCGGGCTGAAGTCCGAAGGCCGCGTGCCGCTCCGCGAATTCGCCCCCGCCCCCGGCCAGAAGGCCGACCTGAAGGTTGGCGACGAGGTCGAGGTCTATGTCGATCGCGTCGAGAACAGCATGGGCGAGGCGATGCTGTCGCGCGACCGCGCCCGTCGCGAGGCCGCCTGGGACAAGCTGGAGCACGAGTTCGCCGCCGGCAACCGCGTGGACGGCGTGATCTTCGGCCGCGTCAAGGGTGGCTTCACCGTCGACCTGAACGGCGCCGTGGCGTTCCTGCCGGGCAGCCAGGTCGACATCCGCCCCGTGCGCGACGTCACCCCGCTGATGGACATCCCGCAGCCCTTCCAGGTGCTGAAGATGGATCGCCGCCGCGGCAACATCGTCGTCTCGCGCCGCGCAGTGTTGGAAGAGACCCGCGCCGAGCAGCGCACCGGCCTCATCCAGAGCCTCGCCGAGGGTCAGATCGTCGACGGCGTGGTCAAGAACATCACCGATTACGGTGCGTTCGTCGATCTCGGCGGCATCGACGGCCTGCTGCATGTCACCGACATCAGCTACAAGCGCGTCAACCATCCGTCGGAAGTCATCAACATCGGTGACACCGTCAAGGTGCAGATCATCCGCATCAACCGCGACACCCAGCGCATCAGCCTCGGCATGAAGCAGCTCGAGAGCGATCCGTGGGAGGGGGCGCAGGCCAAGTATCCGATCGGCGGCAAGTTCTCGGGCCGCGTCACCAACATCACCGAATATGGTGCGTTCGTCGAGCTGGAGCCGGGCATCGAAGGCCTCGTCCACGTCTCCGAGATGAGCTGGACCAAGAAGAACGTCCACCCGGGCAAGATCGTCTCCACCTCCCAGGAGGTCGAGGTGCTCATCCTCGAGGTCGACGAGGACAAGCGCCGCATCAGCCTCGGCCTCAAGCAGGCGCAGGCCAATCCGTGGGAGCGCTTCTCCGAGGCGCATCCGGTCGGTTCGATGGTCGAGGGCGAAGTCAAGAACGCGACCGAGTTCGGCCTGTTCATCGGCCTCGACGGCGACATCGACGGCATGGTCCACATGTCCGATATCGCGTGGGGCGTGACCGGCGAGGAAGCGCTGGCGCTGCACCACAAGGGCGAGACCGTCCAGGCGCAGGTGCTCGATATCGATCCCGAGAAGGAGCGTATCAGCCTCGGCATCAAGCAGCTCGAGCGTGGCGGCGTTGCAGCCGGCGGCGCAGCAGCTGGCGGTGCGGCGACCGGCGGCGTCGGGCGTGGCGCGATCGTCACCGTTACGGTCCTCGGCTCGAACGACGGCGGCCTTGACGTTCAGGTCGGCGACGACGGCGCGACCGGCTTCATCAAGCGTGGTGATCTCGGCCGCGACCGCGACGAGCAGCGCACCGAGCGCTTCCAGGTCGGCCAGAAGCTCGACGCGATGGTGATCGGCTTCGATCGCTCGAAGAAGCCGACCTTCTCGGTCAAGGCGATGCAGCTTGCCGAGGAAAAGCAGGCAGTTGCGCAATATGGCTCGTCCGACTCGGGCGCGTCGCTGGGCGACATTCTCGGCGCGGCGCTGAAGGCACGCGACGAGGGCTGA
- a CDS encoding ribonuclease T2 family protein, whose amino-acid sequence MIRSLLAFLALTMPAAALAAPACPMPSTLDVPTIEGASQRQPARTVPITNYTLALIWTPEHCRTAVPGAESFACHGVGEDRFTLHGLWPDGDHGTWPQWCAPAAALPAATLRAHYCATPSAQLMQHEWAKHGTCMSGYTPDRFFALSNRLFEHVASPDMTSLARRDDLTVGQFVAAFALANPAIGADAVQPRTNASGWLQEVWICLDTRFKPRRCAVSVREDAPLHILAPRL is encoded by the coding sequence ATGATCCGATCGCTGCTCGCATTCCTGGCGCTGACGATGCCGGCGGCGGCACTGGCTGCCCCGGCCTGCCCGATGCCGTCGACACTGGACGTACCGACGATCGAAGGGGCGAGCCAACGCCAGCCGGCGCGGACGGTGCCGATCACGAATTACACGCTCGCCTTGATCTGGACGCCCGAGCATTGCCGCACGGCGGTGCCCGGCGCGGAATCGTTCGCCTGCCACGGCGTCGGCGAGGATCGCTTCACCCTCCACGGCCTCTGGCCCGACGGCGACCACGGCACGTGGCCGCAATGGTGCGCGCCGGCCGCGGCGCTACCCGCCGCAACGCTTCGTGCGCATTATTGCGCCACGCCGTCAGCCCAACTGATGCAGCATGAATGGGCGAAGCACGGCACCTGCATGTCCGGCTATACGCCCGATCGCTTCTTCGCTTTGTCCAACCGCCTGTTCGAGCATGTCGCCTCGCCCGACATGACCTCGCTCGCCCGGCGCGACGATCTGACGGTCGGGCAGTTCGTCGCGGCGTTCGCGCTGGCCAACCCGGCTATCGGGGCCGACGCCGTCCAGCCGCGCACCAACGCGAGCGGTTGGCTGCAGGAGGTGTGGATCTGCCTCGACACGCGCTTCAAGCCGCGTCGCTGCGCCGTGTCGGTGCGCGAGGATGCACCTTTGCACATCCTGGCGCCGCGCCTCTGA
- a CDS encoding DUF4112 domain-containing protein: MATNPSRFDTLADRLPGFGRDALSVRRRVETMEHLLERMFIIPGINRPVGLDVMLDAIPIAGDLIGAALGAWMVWEARNLGMSKWQMTRMLGNVGFDALLGAIPWIGAVPDFFFRSNTRNLKIILRHLDRHFPKTVTIER; encoded by the coding sequence ATGGCGACGAACCCTTCCCGCTTCGACACGCTGGCTGATCGCTTGCCCGGTTTCGGCCGCGACGCATTGTCGGTGCGCCGCCGGGTGGAGACGATGGAGCATCTGCTCGAGCGGATGTTCATCATTCCCGGTATCAACCGCCCGGTCGGGCTGGATGTGATGCTGGATGCGATCCCGATCGCGGGCGACCTGATCGGCGCCGCCCTCGGCGCGTGGATGGTGTGGGAAGCGCGCAACCTCGGCATGTCGAAATGGCAGATGACGCGGATGCTCGGCAATGTCGGCTTCGACGCCTTGCTCGGCGCGATCCCGTGGATCGGCGCGGTGCCCGATTTCTTCTTCCGCTCGAACACGCGCAACCTGAAGATCATCCTGCGCCACCTCGACCGCCACTTCCCGAAGACGGTAACGATCGAGCGCTGA
- a CDS encoding metallophosphoesterase family protein: MASRRRCDLASPTDGVAVPLARPERADGQLLYAIGDIHGRYDLLRQLLALIVADCAARAGDRRPILVLAGDYIDRGPDSSRVLAGLIWLGRHGAFELHCLKGNHEEAFLAFLDNPVGNAAWLGFGGDETLLSYGVRPPAPLDGEGDLIRARDDLLDVLPVAHLQFLRGLELILTIGDYAFVHAGIRPGVPLLDQRPQDLLWMREPFLGSTARHEKTIVHGHSWRSADPQVSPVRIGIDTGAYETDVLTAVRIEDNAIAFLQAGVPD; the protein is encoded by the coding sequence ATGGCGTCGCGCAGGAGGTGCGATCTGGCGAGCCCGACTGACGGCGTCGCCGTACCGCTCGCCCGGCCGGAGCGGGCCGACGGGCAATTGCTGTACGCCATCGGCGACATTCATGGCCGCTACGATCTGTTGCGGCAGCTCCTCGCGCTGATCGTCGCGGATTGCGCCGCACGCGCGGGCGACCGGCGGCCGATCCTGGTGCTGGCCGGCGACTATATCGATCGCGGCCCCGATTCATCGCGCGTCCTCGCCGGCCTCATCTGGCTGGGGCGCCACGGCGCGTTCGAGCTGCATTGCCTGAAGGGCAATCACGAGGAGGCGTTCCTCGCCTTTCTCGACAATCCGGTGGGCAATGCCGCGTGGCTGGGCTTCGGTGGCGACGAGACCCTGCTCTCCTACGGGGTACGTCCGCCCGCGCCGCTGGATGGCGAGGGCGACCTCATCCGCGCGCGCGACGATCTGCTCGACGTGCTGCCGGTCGCGCATCTCCAGTTCCTGCGCGGACTGGAGCTGATTCTGACGATCGGCGATTATGCCTTCGTCCACGCCGGCATCCGCCCCGGCGTGCCGTTGCTCGATCAGCGGCCGCAGGACCTGCTATGGATGCGCGAGCCGTTCCTTGGCAGCACCGCGCGGCACGAAAAGACAATCGTCCACGGCCATAGCTGGCGTTCGGCCGATCCGCAGGTCTCGCCCGTCCGGATCGGCATCGACACCGGCGCCTACGAAACCGACGTGCTCACCGCCGTCCGGATCGAGGACAATGCCATCGCCTTTCTTCAGGCAGGCGTACCCGACTGA
- the nadC gene encoding carboxylating nicotinate-nucleotide diphosphorylase, whose translation MIAGFDLDAFVRATLAEDLGEGGDITAAAVIPAEAMFDGVMASRDAIAVAGLLIAEAFFRALDPEVVLERLVEDGARVAAGTALLRVRGRARALLTAERSALNTVQHLSGIATLTAAYVDAIAGTGATLLDTRKTIPGLRLLEKYAVRMGGGTNHRMGLWDAAMIKDNHVAVAGDVGEAVARAVDAGIARIIVEVDRRDQIAPALAAGATWLLLDNMDPTALRAAVAEVAGRVPTEASGGVRLDTIRAIAETGVTYISVGRLTQSAPAADIGLDLALG comes from the coding sequence ATGATCGCGGGCTTCGATCTCGACGCCTTCGTGCGCGCCACGCTGGCCGAGGATCTGGGGGAGGGGGGCGACATCACCGCCGCCGCCGTGATCCCGGCCGAGGCGATGTTCGACGGCGTTATGGCAAGCCGCGACGCGATCGCCGTCGCCGGTCTGCTGATCGCCGAAGCCTTCTTCCGCGCGCTCGATCCGGAGGTCGTGCTCGAGCGGCTGGTGGAGGACGGCGCCCGTGTCGCCGCCGGCACGGCGCTGTTGCGCGTGCGGGGCCGCGCGCGTGCGTTGCTGACCGCCGAGCGGTCGGCGCTCAACACCGTCCAGCATCTGTCGGGCATCGCCACGCTGACGGCGGCCTATGTCGATGCCATTGCCGGCACCGGCGCGACGCTGCTCGACACGCGCAAGACCATCCCCGGTCTGCGCCTGCTCGAGAAGTATGCCGTGCGGATGGGCGGCGGCACCAATCACCGCATGGGCCTGTGGGATGCGGCGATGATCAAGGACAACCACGTCGCCGTTGCCGGCGATGTCGGCGAAGCGGTGGCGCGTGCGGTCGACGCCGGCATCGCGCGCATCATCGTCGAGGTCGACCGGCGCGACCAGATTGCTCCGGCACTGGCGGCAGGCGCGACCTGGCTGCTGCTCGACAATATGGACCCGACGGCTTTGCGCGCGGCAGTGGCCGAGGTCGCCGGACGGGTGCCGACCGAGGCGTCGGGCGGCGTGCGCCTCGACACGATCCGCGCCATTGCCGAGACGGGCGTGACCTACATTTCGGTCGGCCGGCTCACCCAGTCGGCGCCCGCTGCCGATATCGGCCTCGATCTGGCGCTCGGCTGA
- a CDS encoding ABC transporter substrate-binding protein, whose amino-acid sequence MPRALLSLAMLAALAGGCRPAATGPIVASLITTPEPRPLHAAITGPLRAATDQGLVRLDRDGQIVAGVALRWAIVDNGRDYIFRIDPSGASAETIARRLRTALHRAPDPLKAVLAPIDSVAAVTATVVEIRLSMPQPDLLVLLARPEFGLEMGGPLRIGGRDADAVLLRPTGGDEPLASPVLLRVERVGRAVARFAAGHARFVSGGTFADLPVARAAAWPRGALVFDFATGLFGLVPRPGSAVATDGALRRALSLAIDRDRIVAAIDAPRLVKATTLAGSIIEPSLPERIGMAQGLLAGHAPIPALRIAMPAGPGARLMFALLARDWARIGVAAVVVDAKADADFALIDMVAPTGSLAAIACAAAAGCDPADRLALLDPPYIPIATPVRWSLVDRSLDGFAENALAAHPLDQLRRAD is encoded by the coding sequence TTGCCCCGTGCCCTTCTTTCCTTGGCGATGCTGGCGGCGCTGGCAGGCGGTTGCCGCCCCGCGGCGACTGGCCCGATCGTGGCCAGCCTGATCACGACGCCCGAGCCGCGCCCGCTCCACGCCGCGATCACCGGACCGCTGCGAGCCGCGACCGATCAGGGACTGGTCCGGCTCGATCGCGACGGACAGATCGTCGCGGGCGTCGCCTTGCGTTGGGCGATCGTCGACAATGGCCGCGATTATATTTTTCGCATCGATCCGAGCGGCGCATCGGCCGAGACGATCGCGCGCCGCCTGCGCACGGCGCTCCACCGCGCGCCCGACCCGCTGAAAGCGGTGCTGGCCCCGATCGATAGCGTCGCTGCGGTGACCGCCACCGTGGTCGAGATTCGGCTGTCGATGCCGCAGCCCGATCTGTTGGTCCTGCTCGCACGGCCGGAATTCGGGCTGGAGATGGGCGGCCCGCTGCGCATCGGCGGCCGGGATGCCGATGCGGTGCTGCTGCGCCCCACCGGCGGCGACGAACCGCTTGCATCGCCGGTGCTGTTGCGGGTGGAGCGGGTCGGCCGCGCCGTCGCGCGCTTCGCCGCCGGGCATGCCCGGTTCGTGAGCGGCGGCACCTTCGCCGATCTGCCGGTCGCGCGCGCGGCGGCCTGGCCGCGCGGCGCGCTGGTGTTCGACTTCGCCACCGGCCTGTTCGGGCTCGTGCCCCGCCCCGGCAGCGCCGTCGCGACCGACGGCGCGTTGCGGCGCGCGCTTTCGCTCGCGATCGACCGCGATCGCATCGTCGCCGCGATCGACGCGCCGCGCCTCGTCAAGGCGACCACGCTCGCCGGATCGATCATCGAGCCATCCTTGCCCGAGCGGATCGGGATGGCGCAGGGCCTCCTTGCCGGCCACGCTCCCATCCCCGCCCTGCGCATAGCGATGCCCGCGGGGCCGGGCGCGCGGCTGATGTTCGCACTGCTTGCACGGGATTGGGCACGGATCGGCGTGGCAGCGGTTGTCGTCGATGCCAAGGCCGACGCCGACTTCGCGCTGATCGACATGGTCGCACCGACCGGCAGCCTCGCCGCGATCGCCTGCGCGGCGGCCGCCGGCTGCGATCCCGCCGACCGGCTCGCTCTGCTCGACCCGCCTTATATCCCGATCGCCACGCCGGTGCGGTGGTCGCTGGTCGATCGCTCGCTCGACGGCTTCGCCGAGAATGCGCTGGCGGCGCACCCGCTCGACCAGCTCCGCCGCGCCGACTGA
- a CDS encoding integration host factor subunit beta, which yields MIRSELITLVQSDQPDLAPREVEQIVAMVFDCISERLASGGRVELRGFGTFSTRARDGRTGRNPRTGAAVDVDAKRVPYFKPGKEMRHRLNV from the coding sequence GTGATTCGCTCTGAACTGATTACGCTGGTCCAAAGCGACCAGCCCGATCTTGCGCCGCGTGAAGTGGAGCAGATCGTCGCCATGGTCTTCGATTGCATCTCCGAACGGTTGGCGAGCGGCGGCCGCGTCGAGCTGCGCGGCTTCGGGACGTTCTCCACGCGCGCGCGGGATGGCCGTACCGGCCGCAATCCGCGCACCGGCGCGGCGGTCGACGTCGATGCCAAGCGGGTGCCCTATTTCAAGCCGGGCAAGGAAATGCGCCACCGCCTCAACGTCTGA
- the nadA gene encoding quinolinate synthase NadA has product MNAPTTSLAGLDLHVEIDRLRRERNAVILAHYYQEPAIQDLADFVGDSLDLSRKAANTDADVIAFCGVRFMAEVAKILSPEKTVILPDMAAGCSLEDSCPPEQFARFRAAHPDHIAITYINCSAAVKAHSDIIVTSSSAEAILAQLPMDQKIIFAPDKNLGAWFNRKTGRDMLLWPGACIVHEAFSETELLKLKAQYPDAPVAAHPECPAYILDHADQIGSTRAILDFALASPAETIIVATEPHIIHQMEKAAPHKHFIGAPGADGNCNCNMCPYMALNSVEKLYLALRDMTPRIELDEELRLAAKRPLDRMLEMASGLVGRGDVGRPTLAGA; this is encoded by the coding sequence GTGAACGCACCGACCACCAGCCTCGCCGGGCTCGACCTCCATGTCGAGATCGACCGGCTGCGCCGCGAGCGCAACGCGGTCATCCTGGCGCATTATTATCAAGAGCCCGCAATCCAGGATCTGGCGGACTTTGTCGGCGACAGCCTCGACCTGTCGCGCAAGGCGGCGAACACCGATGCCGACGTGATCGCATTCTGCGGCGTGCGCTTCATGGCCGAGGTCGCCAAAATCCTGTCGCCCGAAAAGACGGTGATCCTGCCCGACATGGCCGCCGGCTGCAGCCTCGAAGACAGCTGCCCGCCCGAGCAGTTCGCCCGTTTCCGTGCGGCGCATCCCGATCATATCGCAATCACCTACATCAACTGCTCGGCGGCGGTGAAGGCGCATTCGGACATCATCGTGACGTCGTCTTCGGCGGAGGCGATCCTCGCGCAGTTGCCGATGGACCAGAAGATCATCTTCGCGCCCGACAAGAATCTCGGCGCGTGGTTCAACCGCAAGACCGGGCGCGACATGCTGCTGTGGCCGGGCGCGTGCATCGTCCACGAGGCGTTCAGCGAGACCGAGCTGCTCAAGCTGAAGGCGCAATATCCCGATGCCCCGGTCGCCGCGCATCCCGAATGCCCGGCCTACATCCTCGACCATGCCGACCAGATCGGCTCGACTCGCGCCATCCTCGATTTCGCGCTGGCGAGCCCCGCCGAGACGATCATCGTCGCGACCGAGCCGCACATCATCCACCAGATGGAGAAGGCCGCGCCGCACAAGCATTTCATCGGTGCGCCCGGCGCGGACGGGAACTGCAATTGCAACATGTGCCCATACATGGCGCTGAACTCGGTCGAGAAGCTCTACCTGGCGTTGCGCGACATGACGCCGCGGATCGAGCTGGACGAGGAACTGCGCCTCGCCGCCAAGCGCCCGCTCGATCGCATGCTGGAGATGGCGTCGGGTTTGGTCGGGCGCGGCGACGTCGGCCGGCCGACGCTGGCCGGCGCATGA